The following proteins are co-located in the Malus sylvestris chromosome 13, drMalSylv7.2, whole genome shotgun sequence genome:
- the LOC126597066 gene encoding PTI1-like tyrosine-protein kinase 3 isoform X2, which yields MRRWLCCTCHVEESYPSNENEHLKSPKHYADGNQKGSKVSAPVKSEVQKAAPPIEVPQLSVEELKEKTDNFGSKSLIGEGSYGRVYYASLNDGKAVAVKKLDVASEPETNVEFLTQVSMVSRLKHENLVELLGYCVDGSLRVLAYEFATMGSLHDILHGRKGVQGAQPGPTLDWMQRVRIAVDAARGLEYLHEKVQPAIIHRDIRSSNVLLFEDFKAKIADFNLSNQAPDMAARLHSTRVLGTFGYHAPEYAMTGQLTQKSDVYSFGVVLLELLTGRKPVDHTMPRGQQSLVTWATPRLSEDKVKQCVDPKLKEYPPKGVAKLAAVAALCVQYEAEFRPNMSIVVKALQPLLKPPATAPES from the exons ATGCGCAGGTGGCTCTGTTGTACTTGTCACGTCGAAGAGTCTTATCCATCAAACGAAAATGAACACCTGAAGAGCCCAAAGCACTATGCAGATG GGAACCAAAAGGGATCTAAGGTGTCAGCTCCTGTAAAATCTGAAGTACAGAAGGCTGCTCCACCTATTGAAGTGCCTCAATTATCTGTGGAGGAGCTGAAAGAGAAGACTGACAATTTTGGATCCAAATCATTGATCGGTGAAGGTTCGTATGGGAGAGTGTATTATGCAAGCTTGAATGATGGTAAAGCTGTGGCCGTGAAGAAGCTTGATGTTGCCTCTGAACCTGAGACAAATGTTGAGTTTTTGACCCAG GTTTCCATGGTTTCAAGACTGAAGCACGAAAATCTTGTTGAGTTGCTTGGTTACTGCGTTGATGGAAGTCTGCGTGTTTTGGCTTATGAGTTTGCAACCATGGGATCTCTACATGACATATTACATG GTAGAAAGGGAGTTCAAGGGGCTCAACCTGGCCCTACACTAGACTGGATGCAGCGGGTAAGAATTGCAGTTGATGCAGCTAGGGGGTTGGAATACTTACACGAGAAGGTTCAACCTGCTATCATACACAGAGATATAAGATCTAGCAATGTGCTTCTCTTTGAAGATTTTAAAGCCAAGATAGCAGATTTTAATCTGTCAAATCAGGCTCCTGATATGGCTGCTCGTCTTCATTCTACTCGAGTTTTGGGAACATTTGGTTATCATGCCCCAGA GTATGCAATGACTGGTCAATTGACACAGAAGAGTGATGTGTACAGCTTTGGAGTGGTTCTACTAGAACTACTGACTGGGAGGAAACCTGTTGATCATACAATGCCTCGTGGACAGCAAAGTCTTGTTACTTGG GCTACTCCAAGATTGAGCGAAGACAAAGTTAAACAATGTGTTGATCCAAAGCTAAAGGAGTATCCTCCTAAGGGGGTCGCTAAg CTGGCAGCTGTTGCAGCATTGTGTGTGCAATATGAAGCTGAGTTCCGGCCAAATATGAGCATTGTTGTGAAGGCTCTTCAACCGCTTCTGAAGCCACCAGCAACGGCTCCGGAGTCTTGA
- the LOC126597066 gene encoding PTI1-like tyrosine-protein kinase 1 isoform X3, producing MVSRLKHENLVELLGYCVDGSLRVLAYEFATMGSLHDILHGRKGVQGAQPGPTLDWMQRVRIAVDAARGLEYLHEKVQPAIIHRDIRSSNVLLFEDFKAKIADFNLSNQAPDMAARLHSTRVLGTFGYHAPEYAMTGQLTQKSDVYSFGVVLLELLTGRKPVDHTMPRGQQSLVTWATPRLSEDKVKQCVDPKLKEYPPKGVAKLAAVAALCVQYEAEFRPNMSIVVKALQPLLKPPATAPES from the exons ATGGTTTCAAGACTGAAGCACGAAAATCTTGTTGAGTTGCTTGGTTACTGCGTTGATGGAAGTCTGCGTGTTTTGGCTTATGAGTTTGCAACCATGGGATCTCTACATGACATATTACATG GTAGAAAGGGAGTTCAAGGGGCTCAACCTGGCCCTACACTAGACTGGATGCAGCGGGTAAGAATTGCAGTTGATGCAGCTAGGGGGTTGGAATACTTACACGAGAAGGTTCAACCTGCTATCATACACAGAGATATAAGATCTAGCAATGTGCTTCTCTTTGAAGATTTTAAAGCCAAGATAGCAGATTTTAATCTGTCAAATCAGGCTCCTGATATGGCTGCTCGTCTTCATTCTACTCGAGTTTTGGGAACATTTGGTTATCATGCCCCAGA GTATGCAATGACTGGTCAATTGACACAGAAGAGTGATGTGTACAGCTTTGGAGTGGTTCTACTAGAACTACTGACTGGGAGGAAACCTGTTGATCATACAATGCCTCGTGGACAGCAAAGTCTTGTTACTTGG GCTACTCCAAGATTGAGCGAAGACAAAGTTAAACAATGTGTTGATCCAAAGCTAAAGGAGTATCCTCCTAAGGGGGTCGCTAAg CTGGCAGCTGTTGCAGCATTGTGTGTGCAATATGAAGCTGAGTTCCGGCCAAATATGAGCATTGTTGTGAAGGCTCTTCAACCGCTTCTGAAGCCACCAGCAACGGCTCCGGAGTCTTGA
- the LOC126597066 gene encoding PTI1-like tyrosine-protein kinase 1 isoform X1: MDAADCHRRGLMAHAPPPGYFVQLEDTSAEDDLYLRKKVRMRRWLCCTCHVEESYPSNENEHLKSPKHYADGNQKGSKVSAPVKSEVQKAAPPIEVPQLSVEELKEKTDNFGSKSLIGEGSYGRVYYASLNDGKAVAVKKLDVASEPETNVEFLTQVSMVSRLKHENLVELLGYCVDGSLRVLAYEFATMGSLHDILHGRKGVQGAQPGPTLDWMQRVRIAVDAARGLEYLHEKVQPAIIHRDIRSSNVLLFEDFKAKIADFNLSNQAPDMAARLHSTRVLGTFGYHAPEYAMTGQLTQKSDVYSFGVVLLELLTGRKPVDHTMPRGQQSLVTWATPRLSEDKVKQCVDPKLKEYPPKGVAKLAAVAALCVQYEAEFRPNMSIVVKALQPLLKPPATAPES; encoded by the exons ATGGACGCTGCTGATTGCCATCGCCGTGGTTTGATG GCACATGCTCCTCCCCCTGGTTACTTTGTACAATTGGAGGATACAAGTGCTGAGGACGATTTATATTTGAGGAAGAAAGTCAGGATGCGCAGGTGGCTCTGTTGTACTTGTCACGTCGAAGAGTCTTATCCATCAAACGAAAATGAACACCTGAAGAGCCCAAAGCACTATGCAGATG GGAACCAAAAGGGATCTAAGGTGTCAGCTCCTGTAAAATCTGAAGTACAGAAGGCTGCTCCACCTATTGAAGTGCCTCAATTATCTGTGGAGGAGCTGAAAGAGAAGACTGACAATTTTGGATCCAAATCATTGATCGGTGAAGGTTCGTATGGGAGAGTGTATTATGCAAGCTTGAATGATGGTAAAGCTGTGGCCGTGAAGAAGCTTGATGTTGCCTCTGAACCTGAGACAAATGTTGAGTTTTTGACCCAG GTTTCCATGGTTTCAAGACTGAAGCACGAAAATCTTGTTGAGTTGCTTGGTTACTGCGTTGATGGAAGTCTGCGTGTTTTGGCTTATGAGTTTGCAACCATGGGATCTCTACATGACATATTACATG GTAGAAAGGGAGTTCAAGGGGCTCAACCTGGCCCTACACTAGACTGGATGCAGCGGGTAAGAATTGCAGTTGATGCAGCTAGGGGGTTGGAATACTTACACGAGAAGGTTCAACCTGCTATCATACACAGAGATATAAGATCTAGCAATGTGCTTCTCTTTGAAGATTTTAAAGCCAAGATAGCAGATTTTAATCTGTCAAATCAGGCTCCTGATATGGCTGCTCGTCTTCATTCTACTCGAGTTTTGGGAACATTTGGTTATCATGCCCCAGA GTATGCAATGACTGGTCAATTGACACAGAAGAGTGATGTGTACAGCTTTGGAGTGGTTCTACTAGAACTACTGACTGGGAGGAAACCTGTTGATCATACAATGCCTCGTGGACAGCAAAGTCTTGTTACTTGG GCTACTCCAAGATTGAGCGAAGACAAAGTTAAACAATGTGTTGATCCAAAGCTAAAGGAGTATCCTCCTAAGGGGGTCGCTAAg CTGGCAGCTGTTGCAGCATTGTGTGTGCAATATGAAGCTGAGTTCCGGCCAAATATGAGCATTGTTGTGAAGGCTCTTCAACCGCTTCTGAAGCCACCAGCAACGGCTCCGGAGTCTTGA